From the genome of Anaplasma ovis str. Haibei, one region includes:
- the coaD gene encoding pantetheine-phosphate adenylyltransferase: MEVVAIRLGIYPGTFDPITFGHIDIIKRASNLVDELVIAVAKSVVKETIFSADMRAAMIGREMQDLGISAKVEVFDGLLTYFAQSRGAQVIIRGLRAVSDFDYEFQMSWINYKLVPGVETVFLPAAKDTQFISSSFVKEVARLNGDVSTFVSENVKKYLVEFYSKAPCAT; this comes from the coding sequence GTGGAAGTTGTGGCAATAAGGCTAGGTATATATCCCGGGACTTTCGATCCCATAACATTTGGGCACATAGATATAATCAAGAGGGCCAGCAACCTGGTGGATGAGCTTGTTATTGCTGTTGCGAAAAGCGTGGTAAAGGAGACTATATTCTCTGCAGACATGCGTGCGGCCATGATAGGGCGTGAGATGCAGGATCTTGGAATTAGTGCAAAGGTTGAAGTCTTCGATGGATTGCTGACCTACTTTGCTCAAAGTAGGGGTGCCCAGGTCATCATCCGCGGGTTAAGAGCAGTGTCTGACTTTGATTACGAGTTTCAAATGAGTTGGATAAATTACAAACTTGTTCCTGGAGTGGAGACTGTATTTTTGCCAGCTGCGAAAGATACTCAGTTTATTTCCTCAAGTTTTGTTAAGGAGGTTGCTCGCCTTAACGGGGATGTAAGCACGTTTGTGTCGGAAAACGTGAAAAAATATCTTGTAGAGTTTTACTCCAAAGCTCCATGTGCCACCTGA
- a CDS encoding peroxiredoxin, whose translation MSLVTKEAIDFTARAVMSNGKVCDLNLSKYIAGKCAVLFFYPRDFTFVCPTEILSLHGRVPKFTARNTEVIGISTDSEFAHCHWRNTPVEKGGIDMVSFPLVADDSHTISESYGVLYGGKVALRATVIIDENFIVRHHSVNDLPIGRNIDEVLRIVDAIAHHKKHGEVCPAGWTEGKAAMEATQHGVEHYLQSHADSLGPQE comes from the coding sequence ATGAGTTTAGTAACAAAAGAGGCTATAGACTTCACTGCCAGGGCGGTTATGTCCAACGGTAAGGTGTGCGATTTAAATCTGAGTAAGTATATCGCTGGTAAGTGCGCGGTGCTCTTTTTTTACCCGCGGGATTTTACTTTTGTGTGCCCTACTGAGATATTATCTCTACACGGCAGAGTACCCAAGTTCACTGCGCGTAACACCGAGGTTATAGGAATAAGTACAGATTCTGAATTCGCACATTGCCACTGGCGCAACACCCCCGTAGAGAAAGGTGGAATAGATATGGTAAGCTTCCCCTTGGTAGCCGATGATTCACATACTATATCGGAGAGTTACGGGGTATTATACGGTGGAAAAGTTGCTCTAAGGGCAACTGTAATAATTGATGAGAATTTTATAGTTCGCCACCACTCGGTGAATGACCTACCGATAGGAAGAAACATCGACGAAGTGCTCAGAATCGTAGATGCAATAGCTCACCACAAAAAGCATGGTGAAGTGTGCCCAGCGGGGTGGACCGAGGGAAAGGCAGCCATGGAAGCAACTCAGCACGGCGTTGAGCACTATTTACAGTCCCACGCGGATAGCCTGGGCCCTCAGGAATGA
- a CDS encoding gamma-glutamyl-gamma-aminobutyrate hydrolase family protein (Members of this family of hydrolases with an active site Cys residue belong to MEROPS family C26.), translated as MLVRIVFCALLCCAATLPISPLPAATSGSEGKVAVGFLQTEKETYPEELTFSHNIAEMFTKMGARVVRVDYNTIVDFARIREASLKEAAGDMSKVRELEAGKIKREVADFLKKEGISRVFIPGNFYNLDAEPYPPTPNRQLVTAAIAEIVRENSNIRLMAVCGGLQGIVHAMGIKVVRVWHLIHKNQAASHAISGDGPHSSGAVLHKLRVAPGSKLASIVSKYAPLDGDGWPYLFFPDLHGGVVSNDQKNIQKLESLGYRIVGYSDDGIIEALEDMHGNILFQDHPEALAIYALDNNLASPAPHGNGIEEGSEVRTYDYERYRSAMAALLIMEDFLHN; from the coding sequence ATGCTTGTTAGGATTGTGTTCTGTGCGTTGCTGTGCTGCGCCGCAACGCTGCCAATTTCACCGCTTCCTGCCGCCACATCGGGAAGTGAAGGCAAAGTAGCAGTAGGGTTCTTGCAAACCGAAAAGGAAACTTACCCAGAAGAACTCACTTTCTCTCACAACATCGCTGAAATGTTCACAAAAATGGGGGCACGCGTTGTGCGCGTGGATTATAACACGATCGTGGACTTTGCACGCATCAGAGAAGCATCCCTCAAGGAAGCCGCAGGAGATATGTCGAAGGTTCGTGAGCTAGAGGCAGGCAAGATAAAGCGTGAGGTCGCAGATTTTCTGAAAAAGGAGGGGATTTCGCGAGTGTTTATACCTGGCAACTTCTACAACCTGGACGCGGAACCTTACCCCCCTACCCCTAATCGGCAGCTAGTCACCGCCGCAATTGCTGAGATAGTGCGTGAAAATTCAAACATTAGGCTCATGGCTGTGTGCGGGGGCTTGCAGGGCATCGTACATGCGATGGGTATCAAGGTTGTAAGGGTGTGGCACCTGATACACAAAAACCAGGCAGCGTCTCATGCCATATCTGGGGATGGCCCACATAGTAGCGGCGCTGTCCTACATAAGTTGCGGGTGGCACCCGGTAGCAAGTTGGCGAGCATAGTCTCCAAGTACGCACCCCTGGACGGAGACGGCTGGCCCTATCTGTTTTTCCCAGACTTGCATGGTGGGGTAGTAAGTAATGACCAGAAAAACATTCAGAAGCTAGAATCCCTGGGCTATAGGATAGTTGGGTATTCTGACGATGGTATTATAGAAGCCTTGGAGGATATGCATGGCAACATACTATTTCAAGATCATCCCGAGGCGCTTGCGATATATGCTCTCGACAACAATTTAGCTTCACCGGCCCCCCATGGCAACGGTATAGAGGAGGGCTCCGAAGTCCGCACTTATGACTACGAAAGATACAGGTCTGCTATGGCTGCATTGCTGATAATGGAAGACTTTTTGCACAACTAG
- the trxB gene encoding thioredoxin-disulfide reductase, whose amino-acid sequence MGSGAAGCTAAIYAGRANLEPLLVTGMQPGGQLTITTDVENYPGFSLVQGPELMEHMKQQALHCGATEVMDEITQIDANVYPFKCTSMFGEEYYAYSIIVATGAQAKWLGMDSEQFFMGKGVSACATCDGSFFKGEVVAVIGGGNTAVEEAIYLTRSASKVFLIHRRDKLRAEAVMQNRLFENSKIEVVWNSVVKEILGDKENKKVAALLLESTQDGSTRILETSGVFIAIGHKPNTQVLADMPGRHVELDPDGYVVTSPDNTATSCPGIFAAGDVRDKVYRQAVVAAGTGCMAALDAEKFLSERGITS is encoded by the coding sequence ATGGGCTCCGGTGCGGCGGGGTGTACTGCCGCAATCTATGCTGGAAGAGCAAATTTGGAGCCTCTACTGGTAACTGGAATGCAACCTGGGGGCCAACTGACGATAACAACCGATGTTGAAAATTATCCGGGGTTCTCGCTGGTGCAGGGCCCAGAGCTAATGGAGCATATGAAACAACAGGCGCTGCATTGCGGTGCTACCGAGGTGATGGATGAGATAACACAAATAGATGCCAATGTGTACCCTTTCAAGTGCACTAGCATGTTTGGGGAGGAATACTACGCGTATAGCATAATCGTCGCGACCGGGGCACAGGCTAAGTGGCTTGGGATGGATAGCGAGCAATTTTTTATGGGAAAGGGCGTATCCGCCTGCGCCACCTGTGATGGCTCGTTTTTTAAGGGAGAGGTAGTGGCGGTAATAGGCGGTGGGAACACAGCGGTCGAGGAGGCAATTTATTTAACACGGAGCGCAAGTAAAGTGTTTTTAATCCACAGGAGAGACAAGCTGCGTGCAGAGGCCGTCATGCAGAACAGATTGTTTGAGAATAGCAAAATTGAAGTCGTGTGGAACAGCGTAGTAAAGGAAATACTTGGTGACAAGGAAAACAAGAAAGTAGCCGCGCTGTTATTGGAATCCACACAAGACGGAAGCACAAGAATCCTGGAAACCTCGGGCGTGTTCATAGCAATAGGTCACAAGCCGAACACCCAGGTATTGGCCGATATGCCAGGGCGCCACGTAGAGCTAGATCCAGATGGTTATGTGGTCACCTCCCCTGACAACACAGCAACGAGTTGCCCGGGAATATTTGCAGCCGGAGACGTGCGCGACAAAGTATATCGCCAGGCTGTAGTAGCCGCAGGTACGGGGTGCATGGCGGCGCTAGATGCGGAAAAGTTCCTATCCGAGCGTGGAATCACTTCCTAA
- the proS gene encoding proline--tRNA ligase yields MRLSECYVPTMKDVSSDVVVASHKYSLRAGLVRQNASGLYTWLPLGLKVLRTIERIVREEMDSSGFLEILMPSVQPADLWRESLRYDSYGPEMLRMQDRSGREMVFGPTHEEAISDVVRSSLKSYRDLPINLYQIQWKFRDELRPRHGIMRGREFLMKDAYSFDVDFEGVMRSYENVFSAYFRIFRRLGLVPIAAKADSGAIGGSISHEFHVLVPTGESTVYHDKRALDLSKNDYCTTEEIASVYAATEDAHDPQNCGVDPNDLQVSKGIEVAHVFYLGDRYSAPMNVKFHDKNGNSAHALMGCYGIGISRLVAAIIEVFHDDVGIRWPESIAPFKVGIVNLLTTNEDCKTTAETIYAALADSSLYDDSTDSPGVKLARMDLLGMPWQVIIGNSFVKDKVVELKNRANGTTEKCAVDALIARMQA; encoded by the coding sequence ATGCGCCTCTCTGAGTGCTACGTGCCTACTATGAAGGACGTGTCTTCCGATGTCGTAGTTGCCTCCCACAAATACTCACTACGAGCCGGTTTAGTTAGGCAGAACGCCTCAGGCCTATATACGTGGCTGCCTCTTGGGCTCAAGGTCTTAAGGACGATAGAGCGCATTGTACGGGAGGAAATGGATTCAAGCGGCTTTTTGGAAATCCTCATGCCGTCTGTGCAGCCCGCAGATCTGTGGCGTGAGTCGCTGCGTTACGATTCTTACGGGCCAGAGATGCTTCGCATGCAAGATCGCAGCGGTAGAGAGATGGTGTTTGGCCCCACGCACGAGGAAGCCATCTCCGACGTAGTGCGTTCATCGCTGAAAAGTTATCGCGATCTGCCAATTAATCTATACCAAATACAGTGGAAATTTCGTGACGAGTTGCGTCCCCGACATGGCATTATGCGCGGAAGGGAATTCCTAATGAAAGACGCCTACAGCTTTGACGTTGATTTTGAAGGTGTAATGAGGTCATACGAAAACGTGTTCTCGGCATATTTTAGGATTTTCAGGCGCCTTGGACTAGTACCCATCGCAGCAAAGGCTGATAGCGGGGCCATTGGGGGCAGCATTAGCCACGAATTTCACGTGCTCGTACCTACCGGCGAGAGTACTGTGTATCATGATAAAAGAGCCTTGGACCTCTCCAAAAATGATTACTGCACTACCGAGGAGATTGCAAGCGTGTATGCCGCAACAGAAGATGCGCACGATCCGCAAAATTGTGGGGTGGACCCGAACGATCTGCAAGTTTCTAAAGGCATAGAGGTCGCCCACGTTTTTTACCTTGGAGATAGGTATTCTGCCCCTATGAACGTGAAATTTCACGACAAAAACGGAAATAGCGCTCACGCTCTGATGGGATGCTATGGAATAGGAATCTCCAGGCTCGTGGCAGCGATTATTGAAGTATTCCATGATGATGTAGGCATAAGATGGCCAGAATCTATAGCCCCTTTCAAAGTGGGAATAGTGAACTTGCTGACCACAAATGAGGATTGCAAAACAACCGCGGAGACCATATATGCCGCCCTTGCTGATAGCTCGTTGTACGATGATAGCACAGACAGCCCCGGAGTGAAGCTCGCAAGGATGGACCTATTGGGGATGCCTTGGCAGGTTATTATTGGCAATTCTTTTGTAAAGGACAAAGTGGTGGAATTAAAAAACCGCGCCAACGGAACAACGGAAAAGTGTGCCGTCGATGCCCTGATTGCAAGGATGCAGGCGTGA